From Podospora bellae-mahoneyi strain CBS 112042 chromosome 5, whole genome shotgun sequence:
CTGGCGGATgctgagaagggggttgtgaaGTGGCAGACGCCCAAGGATGTGTTTAGTTTTATCGGCAAGGTGAACGCCAAGGTCAGGAGGGAAGCCGAGGGAAAACAGGAGAATATGCAGAAGGAGACGGGAGGGCTGAAGCCGGCTGATTTGATgacggaggatgaggttATCGCTGAGATGTTTGGTCAGGGTGCTGTTCCGTCCAAATACTAGCGGGCGAGTGTCCCTTTTCTGTATCAAAATTCAAGGTGAATGTGTATTTTAGAGGCTTTTGTATGTACATGTAAAATAGGAACAAAATTGGTACACTTGCTGAAAGACAACAAAATAACAGCTCCTCATGAGGCGTGATGTCAACAAATCACTGTCGATAATGATTGTTGTCGTTGATATTGTCCTGGCAGCTGTTCATCTCATCATGCCAGGCTGTCAGCTGCTACCAGCCAAGACCATGACTAAGCCCCGCCCCCCCCAATGCGGCCCGAAATCTTCGCAGCATCCCCTTTCCAGCGAATTTCCCCTCACCAGGCACAAATCATCACCACGCACATTTCAGCACAGCAGACACGTTCCCGTCACGTCACAGCCAACACCCTGCCGCCGCACTTCGGTCGTTCTCGTCACGCCACACCGGCATTCCCCCGTTGATTGGGCACGAACCGGCCCGACATCCAGGAACACACCCACCCGTCCCTGAGTCGTGCTGTTCAGGTACCCCTCCAAACACTCTCTTCTGCTTTCCAGGTACGGGTGTTTCAACTTTTGGGGAATCTAGgtaggagaaggaggaggaggagaagcgttgtaggaagagaagaggaagacaaTACAAGATGCATTTCTCACCATGACCATTCACATCTTATCCAAAAGTACCTCAACAGACGAACAGGATGCTAATGACTCACATCTGACCCGGCACAGACGGACGCTGCATTGAACACCGTCCGGACCGAACATAGCCTGCCAAGAAGCAATGCCGGCCATTCTGGAGGACCCAGCCGCCCCGACCATCTATCGTATCTCGGGCGACCCTCCGTATCCGGATCCCGCGAAGCCTTCGGTCCCGGCCTCTATTGTCCCTCGCCATGTGACGCTTAGAGACCGGCAGACCGAAGCCACCGTCATTCCGTTTGCATCCCGGGATGAAGTACCCGAGTCATTGCTGCGCTATCTCAGCGACCAGTTCAGCAAAGAGATCGAGGGCGGTGATACCTACCCCATGATGGAGCCCATGTCGTTTGACAAGTTTGCTGCCTACTGGTTTCAGAACTTTGCCGGTATCATGCTGCTGGGCAACATTGAAAGCGCTGCCGATGTGATCGAGGGTAAAGACTGGTCCAAGGAGTGCCTTGGCACTTTCTACATCAAGCCCAACTACCCCGGCCGCAGCAGCCACATCTGCAACGCGGGCTTTATCGTCACTGATGCCTCCCGCAACCGCGGTGTTGGTCGGCTGATGGGCGAGACGTACCTCGAGTGGGCTCCCCAACTGGGCTACAAGTACTCCGTCTTCAACCTCGTCTACGAGACAAACGTGGCCTCGTGCAAGATTTGGGACGCCCTCGGCTTCAAGCGGATCGGCCGGGTCAAGGGCGCCGGCAATCTCAAGAGCCACCCGGACCGGCTGGTGGACGCCATCATCTACGGGCGCGACCTGGGCGACGCGGCGGGCGGCGCGGGCAACGAGGAACTTGTGAGTGAAGAGCGTTTCGACAAGATCAAGTTCTACCTCAAATACGGCCGCTATCCGAACGGCGCTGACCGAGCCGAAAAAAGCAGACTCCGTAGCGCGGCGACACACTACAAGCTCCTGGAGGGCGACGTCTTGATGCTCAAGGATAAAGAGGTCATCTCGGACCCGCAGCGGCAGTACGAGATTGCGAGGACGGTGCACAACCAGGCCCACGCCGGCATCAACAAGACGACGGCGACCATTGCGGAGCGGTACCACTGGAGCCGGATCAAGGAGACGGTGTCGGATGTAATTAGGAACTGTACAGAATGCAAAGAGCTGGggaagccatca
This genomic window contains:
- the SPT10 gene encoding Protein spt10 (COG:K; EggNog:ENOG503NUXP), translating into MPAILEDPAAPTIYRISGDPPYPDPAKPSVPASIVPRHVTLRDRQTEATVIPFASRDEVPESLLRYLSDQFSKEIEGGDTYPMMEPMSFDKFAAYWFQNFAGIMLLGNIESAADVIEGKDWSKECLGTFYIKPNYPGRSSHICNAGFIVTDASRNRGVGRLMGETYLEWAPQLGYKYSVFNLVYETNVASCKIWDALGFKRIGRVKGAGNLKSHPDRLVDAIIYGRDLGDAAGGAGNEELKSRLRSAATHYKLLEGDVLMLKDKEVISDPQRQYEIARTVHNQAHAGINKTTATIAERYHWSRIKETVSDVIRNCTECKELGKPSSSSSAAAAVAAAAAAASQSSQTTAVQPSPALAAVNGVKRPSSVTLPGAPNPKRSSPSPTATAVVVAAPSSSSTTTLQQQPRPPIPDQPHLGPFTVPRQQQQHHPPPQYTDPTTISLLSSASHSHGIDTGSGPGVDAAMGGAGHHDAHHHHHHHPHHHVQVTDVYQPIDPQIIQSSLHHHHHHHHHHHQQQQQHHDDGLVHPGYLLGDVHHPHHHHQEHDETDAFQALINAGAEEEEVEEEEVVGRRTREEVEEAVDRDLEMLIEEPVEEDEGKGRGGKEEGSLSPKGEVPATPVPTEVGDEGGRVG